In the genome of Pogona vitticeps strain Pit_001003342236 chromosome 13, PviZW2.1, whole genome shotgun sequence, one region contains:
- the LOC144584714 gene encoding suppressor of cytokine signaling 1-like, which produces MVAHSSLTPENGIATELRSRREPPSAAAARAPRQAQPSHRHGPPGCGQAPRDTHFHTFRSQEDFNAIICASALLEECGFYWGPLSVNMAHEKLKGEPVGTFLLRDSRQKNCFFTVSVKTATGPTSIRIIFQAGRFHLDGSHETFDCLFKLLEHYAGTPQKVLVSPLPKRRLRSLQELCRRTIVATAGRENLSHIPLNPVLKDYLESFPFKF; this is translated from the coding sequence ATGGTAGCACATAGCAGCTTGACGCCTGAGAATGGGATCGCAACAGAGCTGAGATCTCGACGGGAgcccccctccgccgccgccgcccgggccCCTCGGCAGGCCCAGCCCTCCCACCGCCATGGCCCTCCCGGCTGTGGCCAAGCTCCCCGGGACACCCACTTCCACACCTTCCGCTCTCAAGAGGACTTCAACGCCATCATCTGCGCCAGCGCCTTGCTGGAGGAGTGCGGTTTTTATTGGGGACCCCTGTCGGTCAACATGGCCCACGAGAAGCTCAAAGGGGAGCCCGTGGGGACCTTCCTTTTGCGGGACAGCCGGCAGAAGAACTGCTTCTTCACCGTCAGCGTTAAGACGGCCACGGGCCCCACCAGCATCCGGATCATTTTCCAGGCGGGCCGTTTTCACCTGGACGGCAGCCACGAGACCTTTGATTGCCTTTTCAAACTGCTGGAACATTATGCCGGCACCCCCCAGAAAGTGCTGGTCAGCCCGCTGCCCAAGAGACGCTTGCGTTCCTTGCAGGAGCTCTGCCGCAGAACGATTGTGGCTACGGCTGGGAGGGAAAACTTAAGCCACATCCCGCTCAACCCGGTTTTAAAGGATTATCTGGAGTCGTTTCCTTTCAAGTTCTGA